GTCTTTGGAGGCACGCTGATAGCCTTGTGTCGTATTCCAAACCTTTATCTGTATTTTTGTCTCCTGGAAGGAAAATGGGCTTCTCTCAAGCCTGTTTTTGAACTTCGAGGTGCTACTTCCAAAAAGGTAACTACTGTGGTCCAAGAAAAACCCGGTAAGATTTTTTCTCTTTTTGCTCAAAAAGCCATCTCAGAAAATCTTAGAGCAGGTACCAGGAGCTTAATTCTAGTTCAAAAAAGCGGATATGCTACCGCACTGGGTTGTAAAGAGTGCGGGTTTTACTATTCATGCGCGATGTGTAACATAGCCATGCGTTTCCACGCCCATTCCAAGCAGCTGATTTGTCCCCTCTGTGGTCAGAAATTATCCCCGGCTCCGGTTTGTCCACGTTGTGGAGGAACCTGGTTTGAGGGTTGGGGAGCAGGAACAGAAAAAGTTGAAGAAGAGCTCAAAAAACTTTTTCCCGGGGTAGGAATTCAAAGAATTGATTTTGAAACTCTTGAAAAAGGCAAGCTTGAAATTCACCAAGATTCGCTTCTTCTGGTAGGAACCACTTCGATATTGCAGGAAAAATTACTGCGTCAGTCCTCCTTACTAATAATAGAGTCTTTGGAAGATTGGTTTCTTTTGCCCGACTTTGAAGCCCGAGAACGATTTCTTTTGTCCTTTTACAAAGCGTTTCTTTTTCTGGGAGAAGACGTGCCTGCTTACCAAACAAAAATCATTATCCAGACCAGAAAGCAGTTTCAAGATTTTCTGAACCAGTTTCCCAAAAAGTGGCAAACGCTCTTTCAAGAAGAAATTGAGAAACGCAAGAGAGGTGGTTACCCTCCCCTTAGAGCTATGGTTCGCATTGCTGCAGAGGGAAGGAATAAAAGGCAATCTTTTCAGGTTTTAAATCAATTGCGTGAGCTTTTAGTGAGCGCTCAAGAGAAGAAATTTGATATCTTTGGTCCCTATTCTGGAGAAGGCTTTAGAAAAAGAGGCACACTGCAGGCAGAGCTTACTGTATTGGTGCCTCAAGAGGACCTGGAAGATATATATCTGAAGGCCGAACCCCTGCTCAAATCAGCAGGTAGCGTAAAGGTGCGCTGTAAGGTATCCTATTAGGAAGATAGAAAAAGTGGAGGAAAAATAAAATGGTTCGTAAAATAGTTCTCTATGGGAACCCCTTATTAAGAGAGAAGGCGCAGCCCGTCACTTCGATAGATGGTAGAATCGTTTCCATACTTCAAGATATGGAAGAGACCATGCTGGCTTCTTCAGGTATCGGGCTTGCTGGGAACCAGGTGGGAGTTCTGTTGCGCCTGGTGACTCTGGTGCACCCGGAACAACAAAAAGTTTTGCACCTTATAAATCCGGAGATAGTGGAAAAATCCGGTGATGGAGAACTTCAGGAAGAAGGTTGCCTGAGCTTGCCAGGCTTGTATGCCAAAGTGGAGAGACCCGAAAAGACCTTTGTTAAGGCTCTGGATATCAATGGAAAGGAGATTCAGATAGCTGCAGAAGGTCTGTTGGCAAGAATTCTCCAGCATGAAATTGACCATTTAAACGGAACGCTTTTTATAGACCGTCTGGCCCCTGCGAGAAGATTGCTTATCAATGGGAAATTGAAACAGATAGCTCGGAGAGAAAAGGAAGAACCATGAAAATATTTTTTATGGGTACTTCGGAATTTGCGGTAGAAGTCTTTAAAGTCCTTCTTGAAAGTCAGTTTCAGGATCAAATTAAGGGCATAGTAACTCAGCCTGACCGCGCTTGTGGGCGGGGACGCAGGATAATGCCTCCTCCTCTGAAAAGATTTGTTCTTTCTGAAAACAAAGAGATCCCCGTTTTTCAACCAGAAAAAGTTAATCAACGAGAGTTTGTAGAGTTCCTAAAACAGGAAAGTCCAGATCTGATCGTTGTCGCTGCTTATGGGCAGATTCTTAAGCGAGAAGTGCTGGAAATTCCCAAGTGGGGATGCATCAACGTGCATGCTTCTTTACTACCTCGTTACCGAGGAGCAGACCCAATAAGATGGATGCTTCTTCGCGGGGAGAAGGAAGCCGGCGTTTCAATTATGCTTATGGATGAAGGAATGGATACTGGACCAATACTCGGCCAGAAAGCACTTCCCATTGAGGTTGAAGATGATTACGGCAGTCTCACTAAAAAACTGGGACAAATCGGCGGTCAGGAGTTACTTAGGGTAATACCTGCTTGGGTGTCGGGTGGGATAAAGCCCATTCCCCAAAGTGAAGAAGAAGCCAGCTATGCACCAAAAATAAAAAAGGAAATGTTGCGAATCTCCTGGGCCAAACCAGCTCTGGAAATCATTAACCAGGTGAGAGCTTTTGCACCAACTCCCGGGGCTTTCTGTTATTTTCGAGGTAGGAAGGTAAAAATCCTTAAAATCAGGCTTGAAGAAGACACCACTCAAAGCATCCAAGAACCAGGGACTATCGTAGACATCAGAAAAGAGGGGATTGTCGTGAGTGCTCTGGATAAAAATCTACTGGTTGAAAGGCTACATCCGGAGAGCAAGAAACCTCTTTACTCCTGGGAATTTTGCTGTGGCTATCGCTTGAAAACTGGAGAACGCTTTGAATAGGAGGTGAGCAGCATGTTTTATCCCTTCTTTTTTGATTACACCTTTTTACTTCTGATACCGGCTCTGATTCTTGCCTTTTACGCTCAAAGCAAGGTCTCTGGAACCTACGCAGAGCTATCCAGGAGGAGAGCCAGGACGGGTCTTACCGGCAAAGAAGTAGCCCAGCTCTTGATTCAGAATCTGGGGTTGCCAATTCGGATTGAGGAAATACCCGGAACACTCAATGATCACTACGATCCTCGCCATGAAGTTTTGCGGCTCTCACATTCTGTGGCTCGGGGACGCTCTGTAGCCGACTATAGCGTGGCTGCTCACGAGGTGGGCCATGCCTTACAAAAAAGGGAAGCGTATCCAGCTTTTTCTCTACGTTCAACTCTGGTACCAGTAGCCAGCTTTGGTTCTCAATTAGCGTTGCCTCTTTTTTTCATCGGTTTTCTTTTTTACATCCCTGTTTTAATGGATATCGGAATCATATTTTTTAGTGCAGCAGTGCTCTTCCAGTTAATTACCTTGCCAGTTGAGTACGACGCCAGTCGCAGGGCCTATGTACTCCTTGCCCAAGCCGGTATAGTCGGCGAAGATGAGAAACCACTGGTCAAAAAAATGCTTAATGCGGCAGCTCTGACTTATGTAGCAGCCACTGCAATGGCCGCCTTACAACTCCTTAGACTTTTCTTGTTGCGTGAGAGCAGAGATTGAAGCAGGAATTTATAGTTCTCAAAAGAGATATACTGAAAATACTCGATGCATTTTATCAGGGCAAGGTTCAACGCTTGGACCAGGCATACAACCTTTATTTAAAATCTTCCAGGAACCGGGGAACGGATAAAGAAAATTTGATAAGGCTTTGCAGGGGTGTGGTTAAACACTCCCTGCAACTCGACTCTATATGCCGGACTTTTCTTCCCAAATGGGAGAAGCTTCCTTTATCCATCCAGAATTTGCTACGTTTGGCTACTTTCCAACTTCTCTTCAATGTAAGCACTCCTAAAGGCGTTGTGGTAAATGAAGCTGTAGAAATAAGTAAAGGGTTATACGCTGGAAATTTCTCCGCCCTGGTTAACGCTACACTTAGAAACATCGCTGGACAGGTTGATCAGTACCTTAAAATTTTGGAAGGAGGAGTAGAGCTTCCTCCCTGGCTCCACGAGCAATGGATGAACAAACTTGGCAAGGAACTGGAGAACGTAGTGAAGTCTCTTGCTCTGCCACCTGTGTTATTTCTGAGGGCCAACACCCTTAAGGTGGGTGCTGACCAGCTTGCCCATTTGCTTTCGAAAAGAGATATTGAGGCCGAACCTTTACTTTTTCCACCCGAGGCACTGGCAGTAAAAAAGGGTGATTACCATGAGCTCTGCAAAACTCAGGAATATAGAAATGGAATGTTTTACATTCAGGATCTTTCTTCTCAGTTGGTAGCACATTTGCTTCAGCCTCAACCAGGAGAAGTAGTGATCGAGGTGGGTTGTGGTTCCGGAGGTAAAACGACCCACCTTGCCCAACTAATGCAAAATCAAGGAGAAATCATTGCCATTGATAAACAGAAGGAACTTTTGAAACAGTTGTTCAAGAATGTGCAACGTATGGGGATTGAAATTGTAAAACCCCTGTCCAGGGATGCGACATCGCCCATCCCAGAGCTTAAGGAAACTGCTGACCGGGTCCTGGTGGATGCTCCATGTTCTGGATGTGGAACTATCAGGAAAAACCCGGAAGTGCTCTTTCGTAACAATCAGCAAACGCTGCGAAGATTAGCCGAGGTTCAAAAACAGATGCTTTGTAACGCTGCAAACTATCTTAAAAAAGGGGGCACCATGGTATACTGTGTATGTACCCTGACCGATGAAGAAACTTGGGAAGTTGTAGAGTTTTTTGAAAAAAATGTTCCTAACCTGGAAAAAGTAAATCTGGAAATTTACCTGCCAGAAGGAATCAGAAAAAGGCTTCGAAACAGTGAGCGGTGGAAGGTCCTGGTAGAAAACAAGCAAAAAGGCATTGAAATATGGCCTCACTACTTTAGCTCGGATGGACTGTTTATTGTTGCCTGGAGAAAGAGATGAGGGTGAAAAAGAAGGAAAAGAAAGTCGGGAAAACTTTTGTCTGGAAACTCATTCGTCCTTTTGTAGCAGCCATATTTTTTGGTTTTGGTCTTCTTTTGAGCGGCTACCTTGGCCTTTTCGTTTTGCACGCCTATTTCGCAACCAGTGAAATAGAAGTGCCAGATTTTTCCAACCAGGATTTGCTCAGCGTCCTGAACACCGCAAACAAGCTGGGCATTTATGTGGAAGTAATGAGAACCGAAAGTAACCCTCAGCTACCACCTCAGGTGGTTATCCATCAGATACCTCCTCCGGGGAGCAAGCTGAAAAAGGGTAACCGAGTCAAAGTAGTCATCAATCAGGTGAGCGTTGCCTCTTCTCAGGAAGGAGGGCCTGGAGAAACTGCTGAGACCATCGTTGTTCCTGATTTACGCAACTTCCCGGTGGAGGAAGCTGAAGAGCTTATAAAAAGCGAAGGGTTAAAAGTGGGTAAAATTTCGGAAGTTTTCCATGAGTCAGTGCCCAGAGGCTGCGTTATCTCACAGAGTCCGCCTGCGGGAAGCAAGGTAAACAAGGATGTGGCAATTAATCTTCTGGTAAGCAAAGGAGGAGAAGAGGAGGTTGCGCTGATTGAAGTTCCCGACCTGGTAGGCTTAAGAATCCAGGAAGCCAGGAACGTCATCCAGCAAAGAGGACTGCGCCTGGGCGAAATAGAAGAAGTGGAGGTTCCAGAGAAGGCTCCTGAAGTAGTGATA
This portion of the Thermatribacter velox genome encodes:
- the fmt gene encoding methionyl-tRNA formyltransferase translates to MKIFFMGTSEFAVEVFKVLLESQFQDQIKGIVTQPDRACGRGRRIMPPPLKRFVLSENKEIPVFQPEKVNQREFVEFLKQESPDLIVVAAYGQILKREVLEIPKWGCINVHASLLPRYRGADPIRWMLLRGEKEAGVSIMLMDEGMDTGPILGQKALPIEVEDDYGSLTKKLGQIGGQELLRVIPAWVSGGIKPIPQSEEEASYAPKIKKEMLRISWAKPALEIINQVRAFAPTPGAFCYFRGRKVKILKIRLEEDTTQSIQEPGTIVDIRKEGIVVSALDKNLLVERLHPESKKPLYSWEFCCGYRLKTGERFE
- a CDS encoding PASTA domain-containing protein is translated as MKKKEKKVGKTFVWKLIRPFVAAIFFGFGLLLSGYLGLFVLHAYFATSEIEVPDFSNQDLLSVLNTANKLGIYVEVMRTESNPQLPPQVVIHQIPPPGSKLKKGNRVKVVINQVSVASSQEGGPGETAETIVVPDLRNFPVEEAEELIKSEGLKVGKISEVFHESVPRGCVISQSPPAGSKVNKDVAINLLVSKGGEEEVALIEVPDLVGLRIQEARNVIQQRGLRLGEIEEVEVPEKAPEVVIAQKPLPGEKLAPGGVINLTVNKKIEGLKEVKLRFPLPEAKQPIEVKVVINDQLGERVAYRRIHQGGETVEISIPSKGAGRVIIYLNDYYYWEKELR
- the def gene encoding peptide deformylase — its product is MVRKIVLYGNPLLREKAQPVTSIDGRIVSILQDMEETMLASSGIGLAGNQVGVLLRLVTLVHPEQQKVLHLINPEIVEKSGDGELQEEGCLSLPGLYAKVERPEKTFVKALDINGKEIQIAAEGLLARILQHEIDHLNGTLFIDRLAPARRLLINGKLKQIARREKEEP
- a CDS encoding zinc metallopeptidase, encoding MFYPFFFDYTFLLLIPALILAFYAQSKVSGTYAELSRRRARTGLTGKEVAQLLIQNLGLPIRIEEIPGTLNDHYDPRHEVLRLSHSVARGRSVADYSVAAHEVGHALQKREAYPAFSLRSTLVPVASFGSQLALPLFFIGFLFYIPVLMDIGIIFFSAAVLFQLITLPVEYDASRRAYVLLAQAGIVGEDEKPLVKKMLNAAALTYVAATAMAALQLLRLFLLRESRD
- a CDS encoding transcription antitermination factor NusB, whose product is MKQEFIVLKRDILKILDAFYQGKVQRLDQAYNLYLKSSRNRGTDKENLIRLCRGVVKHSLQLDSICRTFLPKWEKLPLSIQNLLRLATFQLLFNVSTPKGVVVNEAVEISKGLYAGNFSALVNATLRNIAGQVDQYLKILEGGVELPPWLHEQWMNKLGKELENVVKSLALPPVLFLRANTLKVGADQLAHLLSKRDIEAEPLLFPPEALAVKKGDYHELCKTQEYRNGMFYIQDLSSQLVAHLLQPQPGEVVIEVGCGSGGKTTHLAQLMQNQGEIIAIDKQKELLKQLFKNVQRMGIEIVKPLSRDATSPIPELKETADRVLVDAPCSGCGTIRKNPEVLFRNNQQTLRRLAEVQKQMLCNAANYLKKGGTMVYCVCTLTDEETWEVVEFFEKNVPNLEKVNLEIYLPEGIRKRLRNSERWKVLVENKQKGIEIWPHYFSSDGLFIVAWRKR